The Chitinophagaceae bacterium genome window below encodes:
- a CDS encoding RNA polymerase sigma factor, protein MGKESDQSAETRVLIEKSIIGDERAFKKLYDMIAGKMYSLCLRQTDNTQDANDIFQSAFTRLFLNLKSFRYEGSFEGWARRVFVNTCLDFYKKKNIHFIESNEDLPSEANGFTGFDKLALEDLFSLVKKLPHGQRTVFNLYLVEGYDHKEIAEMLQISESGSKAQLHRAKNQLKKLLADEQQ, encoded by the coding sequence ATGGGAAAAGAAAGTGACCAGTCAGCAGAAACCAGAGTCTTAATTGAGAAAAGTATAATTGGTGATGAGCGGGCATTTAAGAAGCTATATGATATGATAGCAGGAAAAATGTACAGTTTGTGTTTGCGGCAAACCGACAACACACAGGATGCCAATGACATTTTTCAAAGTGCTTTCACGAGATTATTTCTAAATCTGAAAAGCTTCAGATATGAAGGATCATTTGAGGGTTGGGCCAGGCGAGTTTTCGTTAATACCTGTCTTGATTTCTATAAGAAGAAAAATATTCATTTTATAGAAAGCAATGAAGATTTACCAAGCGAGGCAAATGGCTTTACCGGGTTTGACAAACTTGCACTTGAAGACCTGTTTTCATTAGTCAAGAAGCTGCCACACGGTCAACGAACTGTTTTTAACCTTTATCTTGTTGAAGGCTATGATCATAAAGAAATCGCTGAAATGCTGCAGATATCTGAAAGTGGCAGTAAAGCACAGTTGCACAGGGCAAAAAATCAATTAAAGAAATTATTGGCTGATGAGCAACAATAA
- a CDS encoding T9SS type A sorting domain-containing protein — translation MKQNFTQFLTLGFSQMSRKNSEHLLSGTKAGNCNQSNVCSQKKVIVKAKTNISTLVKMLLVLCLTGMSFKPVFAATGRIGMSATMCKGTSVVFPLNNLAKAGNSNYPAPFFALSLYLHNGALYLLVPAADPIYSLVDTDGNGTADALRVQMNNASSFTGNVMLRINTGDGNNNAVVFDLLLTVVDCTAMNSGLNLDYGDAPDIPGGASTGAGNYNTLDADNGPRHLFNNELYLGNSAPDADPGTLQSVAAQEDDISNTGSTDDEDGVSVFPVISTTSTSVSFTVSVFNNTGADATLACWFDFNRDGDFLDAGEITSVTVPPSALQQTASVTFTGFTTPVAGISYLRCRIAVNSSEVSAPTGLASTGEVEDVAVNILANISGYVYNDANGLTDLTVNGTGTNVGGSIYAHLFSTGIEIAKFDVLANGKYEFLNLTAGAYTVLINNSPSPSSGTTLPQGWINTGENIGVSEGNDLTVNGTVNPVIITTADITDVNFGIEKLPESITQSYTISQPAAGALISLNGSGSAGSPGPLTGNDFEDLYTTAFLIGKTVQITTVPSNADLLYDGIKLSNGDIISNYNPALLSVKLTSATVGALSTSFTYAYRDAAGAVDNTPATYTINWAIALPVTLKLFTVQVNSDCSAIMLKWSTAAEQNSKQFLVERSSNGRDWKVIGNVAASGNSSSEMNYQYADASVTAGNYLYRLRMVDVDMQEKISEIVSVNFNCFKVQYSVYPVAVRDMLTVELKGKGLKQLLIYNSMGQIIKSETVNGASVLQINTNNWSNGIYEAAIIQDNRKIYTKRIIKQ, via the coding sequence ATGAAACAAAATTTTACCCAATTTCTAACGCTGGGATTTTCTCAAATGAGCCGTAAGAATTCAGAGCACCTGCTTTCAGGAACCAAGGCTGGAAATTGCAATCAGTCAAATGTGTGCAGCCAGAAAAAGGTTATTGTAAAAGCAAAGACGAACATCAGTACACTTGTGAAAATGCTGCTTGTATTGTGTTTAACAGGCATGAGTTTTAAACCGGTTTTTGCCGCCACCGGCCGCATAGGAATGTCGGCAACTATGTGTAAGGGAACTTCTGTGGTATTCCCTCTTAATAATCTGGCTAAAGCCGGTAATAGCAATTATCCGGCACCCTTTTTTGCTTTGTCACTTTATCTGCATAATGGCGCTTTATATTTATTAGTGCCGGCCGCCGATCCTATATACAGTCTGGTAGATACAGATGGTAATGGAACTGCTGATGCTTTAAGGGTGCAAATGAATAATGCATCATCTTTTACTGGGAATGTGATGCTGCGTATTAATACAGGAGATGGCAACAATAACGCAGTTGTATTTGATTTGCTTTTAACTGTTGTTGACTGCACTGCAATGAATAGTGGTTTGAATCTTGATTATGGTGACGCTCCGGATATCCCCGGTGGAGCAAGTACAGGAGCTGGTAATTATAATACACTGGATGCTGACAATGGGCCAAGACATCTTTTCAACAATGAATTATACCTCGGCAATTCTGCACCGGATGCTGATCCGGGAACTCTTCAATCTGTTGCAGCGCAGGAAGATGATATCAGCAATACAGGTTCAACTGATGATGAAGACGGTGTTAGTGTGTTTCCGGTTATATCTACAACTTCAACCAGCGTTTCTTTTACAGTTAGTGTGTTTAATAATACCGGTGCAGACGCAACGCTGGCATGCTGGTTTGATTTTAACCGTGATGGTGATTTTCTTGATGCCGGTGAAATAACTTCTGTTACAGTTCCCCCAAGCGCTTTACAACAAACTGCCAGTGTAACATTTACTGGATTTACAACGCCGGTTGCAGGAATAAGCTATTTGCGTTGCAGAATAGCGGTGAACTCATCTGAAGTGTCAGCTCCTACAGGACTGGCATCAACAGGTGAAGTAGAAGATGTAGCCGTTAACATACTTGCAAATATCAGTGGGTATGTTTATAATGATGCAAACGGGTTAACTGATCTTACCGTAAACGGTACAGGAACGAATGTTGGCGGGTCTATCTATGCGCATTTATTTTCTACCGGAATAGAAATTGCTAAGTTTGATGTTTTAGCAAATGGAAAGTATGAATTTTTAAATCTTACAGCAGGTGCTTACACCGTTCTGATTAACAATTCTCCTTCGCCCTCTTCCGGTACAACATTACCTCAGGGCTGGATCAATACCGGCGAAAACATAGGAGTATCTGAGGGAAATGATTTAACAGTAAATGGAACAGTGAACCCTGTAATAATCACTACAGCAGATATTACGGATGTTAATTTTGGAATAGAAAAATTACCGGAAAGTATCACACAGTCATATACAATTTCACAACCCGCAGCAGGAGCTTTGATTTCATTAAATGGTTCCGGTTCTGCAGGCAGTCCCGGTCCATTAACAGGAAATGATTTTGAGGATTTATATACGACTGCTTTTCTCATTGGGAAGACAGTACAGATAACAACGGTTCCTTCAAATGCAGATTTACTGTATGATGGAATTAAATTGAGTAATGGGGATATCATCAGCAATTATAATCCAGCATTATTATCTGTTAAATTAACCAGTGCAACCGTTGGGGCACTCAGCACAAGTTTTACATATGCTTATAGAGATGCTGCAGGAGCAGTTGATAATACTCCGGCAACCTATACAATCAATTGGGCAATTGCATTACCGGTAACACTGAAATTATTTACTGTTCAGGTGAATTCAGATTGTTCAGCTATCATGTTAAAGTGGAGCACAGCAGCAGAACAGAACAGTAAACAATTCCTGGTAGAGCGAAGCAGTAATGGAAGAGACTGGAAAGTGATCGGCAATGTTGCTGCTTCCGGTAACAGCAGTTCCGAAATGAACTATCAGTATGCTGATGCATCAGTGACTGCAGGTAACTACCTCTATCGCTTACGCATGGTTGATGTTGACATGCAGGAAAAAATCAGTGAAATTGTGAGTGTAAACTTTAACTGTTTTAAAGTGCAATATTCTGTTTACCCTGTTGCTGTTCGTGATATGCTTACTGTAGAGCTGAAAGGTAAAGGGCTTAAGCAACTTTTGATTTATAATAGTATGGGGCAGATTATAAAATCTGAAACAGTTAATGGAGCTTCTGTTTTGCAAATTAATACGAATAACTGGAGCAATGGGATATATGAAGCAGCAATTATACAGGATAACAGGAAAATATATACAAAACGGATCATTAAGCAATAG
- a CDS encoding Crp/Fnr family transcriptional regulator: MMNLFFEQYSNDKFHAGSHNNTIDFGFTQLEKLYYFLGFPRIDDMKAHLRSSYEYIEFKKGTQLIRKGDSCNSLFFIISGSTRIFTYTVDNYEQVFLLSNEGNIATSVTSFLKNQPSDIFMETCQKTKMLVLKKDRFEQIMQSELNPSYLHLLYSLNDKSLYYQKKLTSMLYMNSKEKLDYLYNSFPDIFNSFAVKHIASLSGIKPETLSRIRKTLA; this comes from the coding sequence ATGATGAATCTTTTTTTTGAACAGTACAGTAACGATAAGTTCCATGCAGGCTCACATAATAATACGATTGACTTTGGTTTCACACAACTTGAGAAACTATATTATTTTCTGGGATTTCCCCGTATAGACGATATGAAAGCACATTTAAGAAGCTCCTATGAATACATTGAATTTAAAAAAGGTACTCAGTTAATCAGGAAGGGCGATTCCTGTAATTCGCTTTTTTTTATCATCAGCGGTTCAACAAGAATTTTCACTTATACAGTTGACAATTATGAGCAGGTGTTTCTTCTCTCAAATGAAGGGAATATTGCAACATCTGTTACTTCATTCCTGAAAAACCAACCGTCTGATATTTTTATGGAAACCTGCCAGAAAACGAAAATGCTGGTATTGAAAAAAGATCGCTTTGAGCAGATTATGCAGTCAGAGTTAAACCCTTCTTATCTGCATCTGCTCTATAGTTTAAATGACAAATCTCTTTACTATCAAAAAAAACTTACCAGTATGCTTTATATGAACAGTAAGGAGAAACTCGACTACCTGTATAACTCTTTTCCTGACATTTTCAATTCCTTTGCGGTGAAACATATTGCTTCACTTTCAGGTATTAAGCCTGAAACACTCAGTCGTATCCGTAAAACACTTGCTTAA
- the der gene encoding ribosome biogenesis GTPase Der: MAGFTVAIVGRPNVGKSTFFNRLLQERKAIVDDESGVTRDRQYGVADWNGKSFNIIDTGGFVPDSKDIFETEIRKQVKIALDEANAVVFMCDAATGVTDLDEAMTDVLRRSTKPVFLAINKVDNHERLLEASEFYTLGFDKIFFLSSMSGSGTGELLDGIAELIPADQEDEVESTIPKIAIIGQPNVGKSSLLNSLLGEERTIVSDIAGTTRDTIHTKYKLFGKDFILIDTAGIRRKTKVNEDLEFYSVIRAIRALDEADVCLLIIDAEKGISQQDLNIYSLAVKKGKGIVMLVNKWDLIVKETNTARDYEKELKNRLLPFNDIPILFISATEKTRIMQAIEAALQVVDNRQRKIATSELNEAVQKSIQAFHPPVVRGVPVSIKYVTQLPTPVPSFSFFCNHPDDVKQPYKNYLENQLRKAFDFTGTSMRLFFRKK; the protein is encoded by the coding sequence ATGGCAGGTTTTACCGTTGCAATTGTGGGCAGACCCAATGTGGGAAAAAGTACATTCTTCAATCGATTATTGCAGGAGCGTAAAGCTATTGTGGATGATGAAAGCGGGGTTACCCGTGACCGCCAGTATGGTGTGGCCGACTGGAATGGAAAGTCGTTTAATATCATTGATACGGGTGGATTTGTTCCCGACAGCAAAGATATTTTTGAAACAGAGATCCGTAAACAGGTGAAAATAGCTTTGGATGAAGCAAATGCAGTTGTGTTTATGTGCGATGCTGCAACAGGAGTTACTGACCTTGACGAAGCAATGACCGATGTATTGCGCCGTTCCACCAAACCGGTTTTTCTGGCGATTAACAAAGTAGATAATCATGAACGCCTGCTGGAAGCAAGTGAATTTTATACGCTTGGTTTCGACAAGATTTTTTTTCTCAGCAGTATGTCTGGTAGCGGCACTGGTGAATTATTAGATGGAATTGCAGAGTTGATTCCTGCTGACCAGGAAGATGAAGTTGAATCAACAATTCCAAAGATTGCGATTATTGGTCAGCCGAATGTTGGTAAATCATCTTTGTTGAATTCTTTACTTGGTGAAGAAAGAACCATTGTAAGTGATATTGCAGGTACAACAAGAGATACGATTCATACAAAGTATAAACTGTTTGGTAAGGATTTTATTCTCATTGATACAGCCGGGATACGCCGTAAAACAAAAGTGAATGAAGATCTGGAGTTTTATTCTGTGATCCGTGCCATCCGTGCACTGGATGAAGCAGATGTTTGTTTGCTCATTATTGATGCAGAGAAAGGAATTTCCCAACAAGATTTGAATATTTATTCTTTAGCAGTAAAGAAAGGAAAGGGGATTGTGATGCTGGTGAACAAGTGGGACTTGATTGTAAAAGAAACCAACACTGCCCGTGATTACGAAAAGGAATTAAAGAACCGTCTTCTTCCGTTTAATGATATTCCGATCCTGTTTATTTCTGCAACTGAAAAAACAAGAATCATGCAGGCTATTGAAGCTGCCTTGCAGGTTGTTGATAACAGGCAACGTAAAATTGCAACCTCTGAATTAAATGAAGCGGTGCAGAAATCGATCCAGGCTTTCCATCCGCCGGTTGTAAGAGGCGTACCTGTGAGTATTAAGTATGTAACACAGTTGCCAACGCCGGTTCCATCGTTTTCATTTTTCTGTAACCACCCGGATGATGTAAAACAACCTTATAAGAATTACCTGGAAAATCAGCTGCGTAAAGCATTTGATTTTACCGGAACATCCATGCGGTTATTTTTCAGAAAAAAATAA
- the era gene encoding GTPase Era — MKVGFVNIFGKPNAGKSTLLNALLGEKLAIVSPKVQTTRHRIKGILTTKEYQIIFSDTPGIIDPKYKLQEKMMGSVKSALEDADVALLLLDIKDNWQENDELFASLKLKVPTVVVLNKIDLVDTAKLAEAKAFFEARPYCKQVITITALSGINIKAFIKPILDLLPEGEPFFEEDQLTDLSTRFFVAELVREKIFDLFSDEIPYHTTVVVTAFEQKTSLIKISAEIIVQRESQKGILLGTKGEMIKKLGSLARVEIEKFVDSKVFLELFVKVRPKWRDSDMFLKEYGYN; from the coding sequence ATGAAAGTTGGATTTGTAAACATATTTGGTAAACCCAATGCAGGCAAAAGCACTTTGCTGAATGCTCTGTTGGGAGAAAAATTAGCCATTGTTTCACCAAAGGTGCAAACAACCAGGCATCGTATTAAAGGGATTCTTACTACTAAGGAATACCAGATTATATTTTCTGATACGCCCGGTATCATTGATCCCAAGTACAAACTGCAGGAAAAAATGATGGGCAGTGTTAAGAGTGCACTGGAAGATGCTGATGTGGCGTTACTGTTACTCGACATCAAAGACAACTGGCAGGAAAATGATGAGTTATTTGCATCACTGAAGTTAAAAGTTCCTACAGTTGTTGTACTGAATAAGATTGACCTGGTTGATACAGCGAAGCTGGCTGAAGCCAAGGCTTTTTTTGAAGCAAGGCCTTATTGCAAACAGGTAATCACCATCACTGCTTTATCAGGTATCAATATCAAAGCATTTATCAAACCTATTCTCGACCTGCTTCCTGAAGGCGAGCCTTTCTTTGAAGAAGATCAGCTAACGGATCTGAGCACCCGTTTTTTTGTAGCCGAACTGGTTCGTGAAAAAATATTTGATCTCTTCAGTGATGAGATCCCTTATCATACCACCGTAGTTGTTACTGCTTTTGAACAAAAAACATCCTTAATTAAGATTTCAGCTGAAATTATTGTACAGCGTGAAAGCCAGAAAGGTATTTTGCTGGGCACAAAGGGTGAAATGATCAAGAAACTCGGCAGCCTTGCAAGGGTTGAAATTGAGAAGTTTGTGGATTCAAAAGTGTTCCTTGAACTCTTCGTGAAAGTAAGACCCAAGTGGCGTGATAGTGACATGTTTTTAAAGGAATACGGTTACAATTAA
- a CDS encoding DUF2807 domain-containing protein, whose protein sequence is MKKIILSFVVLVAVFSIVSAQDVTVINDKNAQARTVGSFHGIKVSNAFDVIIQQGSSEGVVVSASEEKFRSRIKTEVINGVLRISYDNDNKVWKWSSENRKLKAYISVKNLDYIEASGACDVKVDGVLKGSKLKLELSGASSLKGELNYTDLVVDQSGASDANIKGSVTNLTIEVSGASDFKGFDLVTENCKAEASGASDIRITVNKDLRANASGASDIEYKGSAMISDFKTSGASSLKKRNSK, encoded by the coding sequence ATGAAAAAAATAATCTTATCATTTGTTGTACTGGTTGCTGTATTCAGCATTGTATCTGCACAGGATGTAACAGTGATCAACGATAAAAATGCACAGGCAAGAACAGTGGGCAGTTTCCACGGTATTAAAGTGTCGAATGCATTTGATGTCATCATTCAGCAGGGGAGCAGTGAAGGTGTTGTAGTAAGTGCCAGCGAAGAAAAATTCCGCAGCCGTATTAAAACCGAAGTGATCAATGGTGTTCTCCGTATTTCTTACGATAATGATAATAAAGTATGGAAATGGAGCAGTGAAAACAGGAAACTGAAAGCCTATATTTCAGTAAAGAATCTTGATTATATTGAAGCTTCCGGTGCATGTGATGTAAAAGTGGATGGTGTACTGAAAGGCAGTAAACTGAAACTAGAATTAAGCGGTGCTTCCAGTTTAAAAGGCGAATTGAATTATACTGATCTTGTGGTGGATCAAAGCGGTGCATCAGATGCAAATATCAAAGGAAGTGTAACCAATCTTACTATTGAAGTAAGTGGTGCCAGTGATTTTAAAGGATTCGACCTTGTAACTGAAAATTGTAAAGCCGAAGCTTCCGGCGCATCTGATATCAGGATTACTGTTAATAAAGATCTGCGTGCAAATGCAAGCGGGGCAAGTGATATAGAATATAAAGGATCAGCCATGATCAGTGATTTTAAAACAAGTGGTGCTTCCAGTTTAAAGAAAAGAAATTCAAAATAA
- a CDS encoding DUF2807 domain-containing protein: MQKLMFTLIAMSFFLLAKAQETKIEDPNAETRTVKPFRSIKVTDGIDLYLTQSNEDKVVVSASRDEYRSRLKTEVEDGQLKIYYDRESFSDWTSTGKKLKVYISFKTLDKLTAHAGSSVKVEGVIKEEVLSLYLQSGADFKGKVEAGKLIVESESGAKVSVSGSVGTFNVHANSGGRVEAYTLSAGKADIRSTTGAKIEVTVNDEMKLYSSTGGSIYYKGTAKISEVGTNVGSIIRRKDD; this comes from the coding sequence ATGCAGAAATTGATGTTCACCCTTATCGCTATGTCTTTTTTCCTGCTGGCAAAGGCCCAGGAAACCAAAATTGAAGATCCGAATGCTGAAACAAGGACGGTGAAGCCATTCCGTTCCATTAAAGTAACCGACGGGATTGACTTGTATCTTACCCAGTCAAATGAAGATAAAGTGGTGGTAAGTGCCTCCAGAGATGAATACCGCTCCCGCCTGAAAACAGAAGTGGAAGATGGCCAGTTGAAAATTTATTATGATCGTGAATCTTTCAGCGACTGGACAAGCACCGGCAAAAAACTCAAAGTATATATCTCTTTCAAAACTCTGGATAAACTTACTGCCCATGCCGGAAGCTCTGTGAAAGTGGAGGGTGTAATAAAGGAAGAAGTGCTTAGTCTCTATCTTCAATCGGGTGCCGATTTTAAAGGGAAGGTTGAAGCAGGTAAACTGATTGTTGAATCAGAAAGTGGTGCGAAGGTTTCAGTGTCGGGTTCAGTTGGAACATTTAATGTGCATGCCAACAGTGGAGGCAGAGTGGAAGCATATACTTTGTCTGCCGGTAAAGCAGATATCCGTTCGACCACAGGTGCCAAAATAGAAGTAACAGTGAACGATGAAATGAAATTATATTCATCCACCGGCGGAAGTATTTATTATAAAGGCACAGCAAAGATCAGTGAAGTGGGAACTAATGTTGGTTCTATCATCCGCCGTAAAGACGATTAA
- a CDS encoding rhodanese-like domain-containing protein — MRTITVEELKARIDAGEQLNIVDVREPNEHEEFNIGGILHPLGNIRNMDVEVIENLKDQEVIFYCRSGNRSGQACMFAETLGFENVVNVTGGMLAWREKFGG; from the coding sequence ATGCGAACAATAACTGTTGAAGAATTAAAGGCAAGAATCGATGCTGGCGAACAATTGAATATTGTAGATGTCCGTGAACCAAATGAACATGAAGAATTTAATATCGGGGGCATCCTTCATCCGTTGGGAAATATCCGCAATATGGATGTGGAAGTCATTGAAAATTTAAAAGACCAGGAAGTGATTTTCTATTGCCGCAGTGGTAACCGCAGCGGACAGGCCTGTATGTTTGCAGAAACATTGGGTTTTGAAAATGTAGTGAATGTAACGGGCGGGATGCTTGCGTGGAGAGAGAAGTTCGGAGGGTAG
- a CDS encoding PASTA domain-containing protein, which translates to MFQSITSRSFLLNLLIAIALGLAIFFIFFLLLDKITQHGDYIKVPEIKGKNIEEAKKLLESQGFQVQVQDSVYFDSLPKLSVVKQSPAPNEMVKVNRTVYLTVNRSEAPLVAIPNFVGQTYRSVLLQLNTLGLKFGDTTSRPDFAVGSVLEQLYNGNTIVPGTRIPMGSRISFVLGGGIKQHEMLVPDLLGMTFAEAKVFLESNELLLGAVIVDGPVGDSSGAFVIRQSPARRDDEGRPIRIRGGQLMDLYISMDKSKMDTTQRPKAVMPKTENEY; encoded by the coding sequence GTGTTTCAATCAATTACAAGTCGTTCTTTTTTGTTAAACCTGCTCATTGCTATTGCATTGGGACTGGCTATTTTCTTTATCTTTTTCCTGCTGCTGGATAAGATTACACAGCACGGGGATTATATTAAAGTGCCCGAAATCAAAGGAAAAAATATTGAAGAGGCAAAGAAATTACTGGAGTCGCAGGGCTTCCAGGTGCAGGTACAGGATAGTGTGTATTTCGACAGCTTACCAAAACTTTCTGTTGTAAAACAATCACCTGCTCCCAATGAAATGGTGAAGGTGAACCGTACTGTTTATTTAACGGTGAACCGTTCAGAAGCACCGCTGGTGGCGATACCCAACTTTGTTGGTCAAACCTACCGCAGCGTTTTGTTACAGTTGAATACATTGGGATTGAAGTTCGGCGATACTACTTCCCGTCCCGATTTTGCAGTTGGGTCCGTACTTGAACAACTATACAATGGAAATACAATTGTGCCGGGAACAAGAATCCCGATGGGAAGCCGCATCAGTTTTGTATTGGGCGGAGGTATTAAGCAACATGAAATGCTGGTACCTGATTTACTGGGAATGACCTTTGCAGAAGCGAAAGTATTTTTAGAAAGTAATGAACTGTTGCTGGGTGCGGTGATTGTGGATGGTCCGGTGGGAGATAGCTCTGGTGCATTTGTGATCAGGCAAAGTCCGGCAAGAAGGGATGATGAAGGAAGACCAATCCGCATTCGTGGAGGTCAGCTGATGGATCTGTACATCAGTATGGATAAATCGAAGATGGATACTACACAAAGACCCAAAGCGGTGATGCCGAAAACAGAAAATGAATACTAA
- a CDS encoding D-alanine--D-alanine ligase, with translation MQKNIALVTGGYSGEAVISYKSAKTIYSHLDKQKYNVFLIDISKEGWTYTDAHDHKQIVDKNDFTVKVDGEKVHFDCVFIGMHGTPGEDGKLQGYFDVLGLPYTSCSAATSAITFNKRYTVAVAAFAGINVAKSVHLFEHQPVDANSIHLKFPVFVKPNNGGSSIGMSKVSKQEDLAAAIDKAFVEDDQVLVEEMIKGREFTIGVFKSKGEIIAMPMTEVKADPDMEFFDFVAKYHGKSTEITPAEASDEIYQKVSAAAKKVYAVFNCGGVIRIDFIYNEEKNEPFMLEINTIPGQTDASIVPQQVRAMGWELEEFYSALVEEALAKHSS, from the coding sequence ATGCAGAAAAATATTGCCCTTGTTACGGGCGGGTACAGCGGTGAGGCGGTGATCTCTTACAAAAGCGCCAAAACCATTTACAGTCATTTAGACAAACAGAAATACAATGTATTCTTAATTGATATTTCCAAAGAGGGTTGGACGTATACAGATGCTCATGATCATAAACAGATCGTTGATAAAAACGATTTCACGGTAAAGGTGGATGGAGAGAAGGTTCATTTTGATTGTGTGTTTATTGGTATGCACGGCACTCCCGGTGAGGATGGAAAACTGCAGGGCTATTTTGATGTACTGGGTCTTCCTTATACTTCCTGCAGTGCGGCAACTTCTGCAATTACTTTTAATAAACGGTATACAGTAGCAGTGGCTGCTTTTGCCGGTATCAATGTGGCAAAGAGTGTACACCTGTTCGAACATCAGCCGGTTGATGCAAACAGTATCCATTTAAAATTTCCTGTGTTTGTAAAACCAAATAACGGCGGCAGCAGTATTGGAATGAGCAAGGTGAGCAAACAGGAAGATCTTGCAGCAGCCATTGATAAAGCATTTGTTGAAGATGACCAGGTGCTGGTGGAAGAAATGATTAAGGGCCGTGAGTTTACGATTGGTGTGTTTAAAAGCAAGGGCGAAATTATTGCGATGCCGATGACGGAAGTAAAAGCTGACCCTGATATGGAGTTTTTTGATTTTGTGGCGAAGTATCATGGCAAGAGTACAGAAATCACTCCTGCTGAAGCAAGTGATGAAATTTATCAGAAGGTAAGTGCGGCGGCCAAGAAGGTATATGCAGTTTTTAACTGCGGTGGTGTGATACGGATCGACTTCATTTACAATGAAGAAAAGAATGAACCGTTTATGTTAGAGATCAATACTATTCCGGGGCAAACGGATGCCAGTATTGTTCCGCAGCAGGTGAGGGCCATGGGCTGGGAACTGGAAGAGTTTTATTCAGCATTGGTGGAAGAGGCATTGGCAAAACATTCATCTTAA
- a CDS encoding DUF4440 domain-containing protein, with product MRKNLLFLLTAALLFTGCGFFEEKPVDLLVEKKDPDTEMAMQEMVDTDIAFSEASAKEGMKNAFLYYVADDAVLLRPGYLPIVEGDVIQFLKAQEDTSFTMTWVPKGADMSVAHDLGYTYGVYTVKTKDTTMQGTYLSIWRKQKDGKWKFVVDTGNQGVGEGK from the coding sequence ATGCGGAAGAATTTACTTTTTTTGTTGACAGCTGCATTACTGTTTACGGGTTGCGGTTTTTTTGAGGAGAAACCTGTTGATCTGTTGGTTGAGAAAAAGGACCCGGATACTGAAATGGCCATGCAGGAAATGGTGGATACAGATATTGCTTTTTCGGAAGCGAGTGCAAAGGAGGGGATGAAGAATGCGTTTCTTTATTATGTGGCAGATGATGCAGTGCTGCTACGCCCGGGTTATTTACCGATTGTGGAAGGAGATGTGATTCAGTTTTTAAAAGCACAGGAGGATACTTCGTTTACCATGACATGGGTGCCGAAGGGTGCTGATATGTCGGTGGCACATGATCTTGGATATACGTATGGTGTTTATACCGTAAAGACAAAGGATACAACGATGCAGGGAACTTATTTATCGATCTGGAGAAAACAGAAGGATGGGAAGTGGAAGTTTGTGGTGGATACGGGGAATCAGGGGGTTGGGGAAGGCAAATAG
- a CDS encoding 4Fe-4S dicluster domain-containing protein → MAIKITEECINCGACEPECPNNAIYEGGVEWAVADGTAVKGSFTLIDGTSVDADAKNAPLAMDVYYITPNKCTECQGFHEEPQCASVCPVDCCVPDEAYVETVDTLMARKAVLHG, encoded by the coding sequence ATGGCTATTAAAATTACAGAAGAATGTATCAACTGCGGGGCCTGCGAACCTGAGTGTCCCAACAATGCTATTTATGAAGGCGGGGTAGAATGGGCCGTTGCCGATGGAACTGCCGTAAAAGGAAGTTTTACATTGATTGACGGAACAAGTGTAGATGCAGATGCAAAGAATGCACCTCTTGCAATGGATGTTTATTATATTACTCCCAACAAATGCACCGAGTGCCAGGGTTTTCATGAAGAACCACAGTGCGCCAGTGTTTGTCCGGTTGATTGCTGCGTACCTGATGAAGCGTATGTGGAAACAGTGGATACGCTGATGGCAAGAAAGGCTGTGTTGCACGGGTAA